The Bos indicus x Bos taurus breed Angus x Brahman F1 hybrid chromosome 3, Bos_hybrid_MaternalHap_v2.0, whole genome shotgun sequence genome segment aaacaggggctctgtaccaAACTAAgggtgtgggatggggaggaaaatgggagggaggttcaagaggaaggggatatatgtatgcctatggctgattcatgttaaggtttgacagaaaacaacaaaattctgaaagcaattatccttcaattaaataaattttaaaaatgcctatatatataaaagaagtgttacacatacacattgtgaaatgattatcacaatcaagttaattaatgCACCTATCACACAGTTaccttaaaagaattttttttttaagtctagagGGCCAAATGTTTTTCTGCTATGCTCCTGTACCCTTCAAAAAGGCTTCCAGTCACCATTCTAATTAAGTTTATTCCCAATGGTAACTATCTATATGTATGGGAATAGCCAAAAGCAGGCATGCTTCACAAGCCTTTTCTTGTAGGGCACACTAAGTATCAGAATAGCCATTACAAACAAGGAACGACACAGTTTCATCTCTGGATTGGTAGAGACTACATGGAGTACTCAGACAAGGATTCTGAGGCTGTTGGGGCTTAGCAAGAAGCTGTGCCGTGCTAGAGAGATGAGGGGTGTCTGAAATGGAGGATGATTCAGTAGTCATAGTGGCTACTGAACAAATGACTCATGGCTAATGTGTCTGAGGAActgaatattttatgaattttaattaaagttaCATGTGGCTGGTGGCTATTGTAACAGGCAGTACTGATCTAAACTCTATTCTGCCTCCCCATCATACTGCCTTCAGTCCTAGTAATCATGGCAGGGGGAAGAAGGTGAGAGGGGGTGGGGAATCCTGAGAGTCCCAAGCAAGAGCACAGCTTCTAGAGTATGATGTGAAAAGGCAACAGTCTCTTTGTCCCCTAGCAGGCCAGGGGTTTAAAGGAACTTGGCTTTCTACTTCACCTGCAAAGATCAGGGCAAAGAGCTGCAAGGAACCTGCCCAAAATAGCACTATTTCTCTATAAACCTTGGAACTACTTGGCCTTCATGTACTCAGCATTCAACAACTATAATCTTTTAGTTGACATCAGTAATGTCCCCTCTGGAACTTGGTCCACAGTCAGCACCCACCATTGAATTTTGTGGACGGACTAAACTTAAAACTAACCAAGAGTTCAAAAATAGAAGTCACTTACTGTTGCTGCTTCTTCCAGGGCCCGCTTGTTTCCTCCAAGggctttaaaaagaacaatttgCTTGGTTACTAGATTTTAATAATTAACAAACTATCTTCCCTAATATGACCACTTATCTTACACTGGACCAGATTAAGTCCTTGGTCCAACATTCAGGAGCCTCTACAACCTAGTCTAATCTTTCCCCAAGCTTGACTGTTCCCTTCATGACTTAGTACAAGTTCCACTACACCAAAGTGACTGTTATTTCCCAAATGTGCCACTGTCTCTCAGGACTGAGTGTTCTGATAGTTATTTCTCCCGCCTGAAATAATCCCCTGCACTCTACAAATTTGGAATTCATCTTTCAAAACCCAGCTCAAACCCAAAACTCTGCTTATTTTTCTCTCACAGCAGATTGCTGCAATGTGTTGAGTTAGTTGCTCACGATCATCATATCCAACAACTACTCAAAGCTGTAGAAGTGCCCAGCCCTGCCTTGAACTGAACTCGAGGACAAAAATAATATCCACAGCTTCTGGTAAAAAATATGTCATCAGTATGTATGATGTAAATGTGTACTGAATGAAGAGATCTTCGCAAGATTTAGATGTAGAATAAAAACTTAGGTTAGAGTCCTCCTGCTGGAAGTGCTGGTAGTATCCTGTATAACAGTTAAGAACTCAGACCTTGGAACCAGAATGCCTACATTCAAATATGTCACTAATTGGCTTATGAGACTTTGAGCAAACAATCTCTGTGCTTTAATCTTGTCATCTACAAAACAGGAATAAAACCAACAACTAATATGTTTGTTTTGAGGATGAAATCAGTTAATATATGGAAAACACTTGGTTTTTCAGTTAACATTGGAAAACACAATGCCTGTCTGGCATAGAAAGCACTATATAAATGTGCTTACTGACCACTACTTTATTCTCTTTTGTAgtacttataattttaaatatataatcatgTCCAAATTTTTAGAACAAGTCTTCTCTACTAACTTGTAAGTTCCTGGAGGCAAGGATAATGTCTGTTTTATTTCCCAATGCATCTTCAGCACCCAATATTGTGACTAACAcatgctcaatgaatatttatagaaatgcaaaaatagattaataaataaaagagaaagtccAAAAGGATCACTAAATGACATCTATGTGAGCAGAACATGCATTTCTATCCAGGTAGCAGGCTACCTAGTGGGTAATTAATCATAAGAAAATAGTAAAAGGGTAACCCAGCAAAAGGACAGCCTCTTGCATTTCTCTGGACGTTTAACCAGAGGGTAGGGTAGGGAACAGGGTGGGGTTTTCCTCTGGCCAGGAAAACTCTTCGAGTCCTTGCACTTTGCAATTTGTTTGCCAGTGTATAAACTGGTGATTTCCATAAGCTGCAGAAAGAGCTGGTTGGAGTTATCCTTCCACCTGTGCTCTAGTAacaaattattcattcattcacttttaaATGGTTAGATAAAATAccacccccctcaaaaaaagagTATTTCATGACACATGAAATCTGTCAAATTCACATTTCAGTGTTTCCATAAATAGATTTCTGTTGGAAAACAGCTATGCCCATTCATTACAGCTGTTTTGGAACTATAACAGCAAAGTTGAGTAGTTTGGACAGAGAACCTTCTGgcctacaaagcctaaaatagttACTATCTCTTCCTTTAGAGAAAACATTTGCCTGCCTGCAGAGAAAGATGAGGGAAAGTGCTAAGCAGGGAGGTGAGACAGGGATTGGGGAGGAGTAGGACTGCAATTTCCTTCTAAGACCTCACTGAGAAGATAAAAGCTGCCATGGTAACCACAGAAGGGCTCCAGGCCGAGGCCTGGGGAAAGATCAGGAGCTCTTACCGAAGTATTCGAGCCAGTTCATCTCGCGCAGAGCCTTGGGGAGTCGCAGGATCTCAATGTTGTACAggttatccaactctttgaggagGTTCTGCCTGTCTGACTGAATTTGCTTGGATCGCATTTGCACTGCGAGAGGGCAGAGAGGACACGGCACGGGTCACCCCGCGGGGAAAAGGTTTCCGGAATCCCTGGTGCCCGAGTCCCAGTCCTCCAGCACCCCGCGATTGCCCCAGGTGACCGCGACCACCCGGGCTCCGCCCCTTACCTTCACGGTCGAAGTCCTTAAGAAAGGAGGCGAGCTTTCGGTTCCGCAGCGCGTTGGTCTTGGCCACCCGACTGCCGCCCTTCCTAGACGGAGCCATGGCGCTTCGATGGAGGCTGCGGGGAGCGAGGGGCGGAGGCACAAGGCGTCAGCagcggagatggtgaaggagagggggCCGCAAGCGGGCGGGGGAAGGTGGAGGCAGGGGATGGTGGAAGCCCCCCAGGGGGTTTGAATGGGGACCCCTGCCCTTCCGGGCCCGGGCATAAAGGATTCGCGAGGCACCCACCTGCAGGTTCTGAAACCCGGGCTGAGGAAAAAACCTGGTTGCTTCAGCTGAGAAGGAGCGGCTCCGAGACTAACGCGACGTGAGACCGCCGCCACCAAATTCAAACTGCCAAAGGCTGGCCAATAAATAGCCGCCGTCTTAGGAGAGTCTCACAACAGCCAATCACAGAGAAGCTTCGCAATCGGGCAGCCAGTCCACATGTAAACTACAGCACCCAGAAGGCATTGCGGTCTGCCCGCATATTTTTCGCGACTCTGCAGCCACGTCTGGGCATGCGCAGCGAAATAGCGGAGGCGTGCGGGGGTCTTGGAATTTCCTTAAACTTTTAttggtttagttttgttttcccgCTGGTTTAGAAGAGCGGCCGGAAACTTCAAGTAGAGGAGACAAGATTCTGGCTCCGGAAGCACGGGTCGGCCCAGTGAACCTTCAGTCTGAAACTGCCCGAAGCCAAGGGGTAGTCAGGAACCTTTCGCGAGGTGGGAAACGAAGGTTCTGCCTTCCGAGAGCCTCTCTGAAGGTAAGACTCGCGCTAGAAACACCTGTCGGGAGAGATAGACGGCCCTACCTGAGGAAACTTTGTTTAGCTGGACCTCCCCGAGAACGGAAATAACTCCCACCCGTGACTTGGTCCTTTGCCTGTCGACTTGGGACCctaatgatatttgttttttcctggtttttgtttgtgttttcacCCCCACAGTAGAAGATGACTGAAGATCAGCCTTTGCTTGCCGTGCAGGAGGCCCTGAGGAAGTGCTTTCCCGTGGTGGACGAGCAGCAGGGCCTGTGGCAGAGTGCTCTGAGGGACTGCCCGCCCCTCCTGGTCTCCCTCAGCAACCTGGCAGAGCAGCTGCAGGCCGCACAGAACCTGCGATTTGAGGATGTGCCCTCACTTCGGCCCTTCCCAGACTTACAGGAGCGGCTGAGGCGCAAGCAGCTGGCGGCTGGTGACACTATCCTGGACAAGCTGGGAGAGAGGCTGTAAGAGGCACAGTGGCGCTCTTCCTTGGCCTAGAGATGTTAAAACTGGGTATTTAATAATCTAGGATCAGTGAGAAGGGGGTTTTTCTCCTTACTTAAGAGAATGGTATTTGGGGGGGTGTCAACCTTACCCCCTTTCCGTCTGTTGCAATGGGACCTCTCTCTGTCAAAAAACCGTTTTCTGGCACTTCCCTTATCAGCTAGGTGTGACGGTGGTGGACTTAGTAAAAGTTATCAAAGCAGAGCAGAAAAGCAACGGAGAAAGCTCATTGGCCCTCCACTGCAGTTTTCCTTAGGTAGAAAGCAGCAGGAGTTACACTGTAAACTTAGTAGGTGCCAGCAGCAAggattttacatacattatctcaaaATCTTTTCAACAACTCTGTGACTTAACCTCACTTAATCccatttttcaggtgaggaaacaggctcatgCAAATTGCCTGTGCTCAGGCAGTTAGTAAATAGTAAAGCTGGGATGCTAATCCAAGTGCCTGTGGTACTGGGGCCAGAAGCTCCTAACCACCGCTTTGTTCTGCTGTGCGTTGGTGTCTGAGCCAGGAGGAGCACCAATGTTAGGCCCTCGGTCTTAGAGTTACAGGTAGTTGGGGATGGAGAAGAGAGGGCACATATGGCCTTCCCTTAACCAGGATGAAAGAAGGTTCTAGTGTGTAGGGTTTGCCATAGACTGATAGGAAACTCAAAGATGGGGGCCTTCTTTGTATTTATCTGTACTAAAAACATTAAGAACCTATGGGGTGCAAAACGCAGGTGCTAGGAATATAGTAGTAAGGCCGACTTAGTTCCTAAGTTGAGTTAAAGAGTCAATTAAGTTAGGTCATTACACATTCTAAGGTAGCGAACTTTTATTTCAGTTGATTACATGTTTTTATGTGGGTATTGGGCTGTTATTTTTAGCCTAGGTTTTCATTGTGAGTCACAGTCAAACTTGAAAGCTGCGGTTCTAGGCTAGGGAGTGCCTTGCCCTTTGGGAAGTTGTAGCCTTCGTCTTGGTGGCTGGACCTCTTGGAGTCACCAATggaataataactttttaaataattatataataatttaaaaataattatgtaaaaataatataataaaatttgcCATAAGCTAGGTACTTCCCTAATGGCTTAATATGCATTACTGTATTTACTCTTCACAACAGTCCTTTTCCTTCATTGGACAAACGTTTGTTGCTTTGTCTGTCAGTCTCTGTTTTAGGTACTTAGGATGCACAGTGAACAAAAGAGACTTGTTTTTGTTCGTGATTGAGAATAAGTAACTTTCCTGAGATCCACAATAATCTGTGTGTGTCAAGAGCCCAAATTTTACCCATTCAAGAATTCACTAGGGTGGGACACGATATAGCATGAGCACAATACTGCTCTATTGCTGTAGTTCCCTCTTGCTTATTCCTTTCACATACGTGGCATTTGACTACGTGTGAACATTTCTTCTCCTTTATGGGAGTCCCAGAAAGCCTGCTTGGTCTTTTCTGTCTTTGGCAGCTGGGCCCATCACACAGCTTTTGAGAGTGATGTAACTTCAGCCTCATCATCTTTAAGTCAATTCTTAATTGTTAAGCCACCCCTCCATCCAAGGCACCTGGGACCAGTAGATCTCCTTCGGAGGCAGTTTTTTCCCATTGGGATGTgtggcaatatctggagacattaTTGGTTGCCACAGCTTGAGATGGGTGGGGACAGTTTGCTCTTGTCATCTAGTAGGTAGAGGCCAAGGTTGCTGCTGAACAACCTATAACGCACAGGGCAGCCCTCCACCACAAAGAATCATCAGGTCCAAGATGTTCTTGGTACCGAGGTTGAGGAACCTGGCCGTAGGCCTTTCTCATCATATTGCCTAATATCAGACTTTCCCCCCGCAGAGCCACCCTCCTCAAGGTGCGTGATGTGGTCAGCAGCCACGTGGAGCGCGTGCTTCAGATCTATGAGCAGCACGCAGACACGATCGGCCTCGATGCTGTCCTGCAGGCTTCAGCTGCAAGCCCCTCTGTGGCTGAAATGTTGGAGTGGTTGCAGGACATTGAGAGACATTATCGGAATTCATATCCTTTGCACACATTTCACAGAGCTGTTCTAGGAAGTCTTGTTAACTTCAGTTTTCACCAGATTACATACAAATACGTAGTTTAAGTCAGTTCTCTTTGGATTCCTCCTGTATTCCTTTGTACAGTCATTCCTCAAATCATTTATTGAGCAGATGCTACCTTCCAGCCTTTATTCTAGGTGGTGGGAACTAGgcattaaaaaagggaaaatatataaaatgtcagaTGATATTAAGTgccttgaagaaaaataaagcagggaatgGGGAAAGCAAGGGTTAAAGGCGGGCTTGTAGTTTTAAATAGGGTGGTCAGAGCAGGCCTCACTGAGAAAGTGCTGTCTAAGAAGACATGAAGAGGGTGAGGGGAAGAATCGTGTGGATGTTTGGGGCAAAGAGTGTTCCAGGTAGAAGGAGCAGCAAGCGTAAAGTCCCTGAGGTGACAGCGAGCTTGGTCCGTTCAGGAAATAGCAAGGCATCCAGTAGGGCTCGAGCCAAGTGAAAGGGGCTGGTCTAACAGGTGGTGCTGTCAGGAGACAGGGCTAGGGCTGGGAGGGCCTCCGAGGTCTTTGGAAGGATTTGGGCTTTTATCCTGAGAGAGACAAAAGCTGTAGAAAGTTTTGAGTAGAGGAGTAATCTGATCAGACCTATGTTATCACCCAGCTGTGTTCTGAGGGAAGGCTTGGGTGGAAGCCGAAAGACCGTTTCATTGgagtcctctccctttttctctctagTCTTGCCTGATAGTCGCGTCTACTCTCTGGCTGGAGTTTCTACCTTCATTTACTCTTGCCTCTAGTTTTTTTCTTCGGTTTCCTGCAGCTGCCTCCCAACTGGAATCTCATGGAACTGCAGGCTCAAATGGATGGAGATCCATCCCCCCACCAGCCTCCACCCCATCAGCTCCCTTTTTCTTCAGTTGTAGCGTCAACCCTGTCTGGTCACCTAGTCTGTAAACTTGAGGGTTGTCCCCCGAGCCCACTGTTTGCTGGCTGCGTGGGTGGCAGCAGTAGCTGGGCTGCGCTCGCGGAGCACCTCCTGTGTGCCGGGTGCTGTTGTAAGGGTGTTGGCTCCACTGTCAGGTCCTTCCGTTCTGTTTCCGTGGTGTTTCTCGGAGATCCCTTCTGTATCCCCACTGCGTGCGCCACGGTCTCACTTGGACCCTTTGCGCGTGCCGTCTCTAGGCAGGTTTTTCTGACCCTGGCTTCTTTCCTTTGAAGGAAGAAGCTACCTCCAGGTAGTGGCCACACTCTACAGATTTATCTTCAGGAGGTCCTGTTCTGATCCTACTGGGTAGGGCTTCTCCGTAGCTTCTTGTGTCCCTAGGGTGAGACCCCGCGCACTGGTCTGTCTTCTCCCTccacctgcctgctcagctgccttgCCTGCTCCCTACACACTATTCCATTTGGCACCTCGTTGGAAGATGTACAGTCCTGAATCCATTCCGTGCTTCCCCTCTTCTTTGTCTTGGTTTAAGCTCTTCCTACCAGCCGGAATCTTCCTACTGTTCTCTGAAGCAGCGGTTCCCCACCCTTCTTGGCGCTGGGGACTGGTTTTGTGAAAGTCAGTCTTTCCACAGTCGGGGATGGGAGGGATGGTTCAGGTGGTAATTCGAGCAGTGGGAGTGGCAGAATCTTCACTTTCTGGACCACTGCTTACCTCCTGCTGTGAGGctcagttcctaacaggccacagacaGGTACCAGagattggggacccctgctctaaggGGGATGAATTTATCCTGTGAACTTCCACTGAGTTTTTTTATCTCTTCCCATTTAGAGTcttttcagtttctgttttgttttgttttgttttcccaccATAGCGAGTTCCCAGTTTGCAGGGGCAGTGTTTCATCCCTTCCCTGTAGCCCAGAACCTTGTGTATAGAGGGACTCGGTAAAGATCTCTAGCAGAGGTGAGCCTGCCCACCTGGTAAACGTAATGATAGCTGTGCTGTTGCTTTTCTAGCTCCTGGGAATGCTCTCCAGGGTATTTTCTTCCTTCagcacatttcattttctttttgagcaCCTTCCTTAATTCCTAGAAAGTACCTGAAGAGGAAGtacctcctgtcctcaatccaaTGGGAAGACTTGGGAAACATCCAAGCTTTGCCCAGAGCCTGGGACCGAATCTCAGAAGATGAATACCCGGACCTTGTACAAGGTGCTGGTTTTCATGTAGTCCCTCGTGTCTGCTCCCCTCCTTTCTTTGTCTAGCCTctttggaatcacaaagagtttcCCCCTCCCGGTGCCTCTAGCTTTTACAAATCTGGTGTTTTGTGTTTTCTGAAGAGCTGGTATGCCACAtgttctctctcttcctgttctAGATGTCATGTTGAAtgtttccttcttcctggaaGAGTGAAGAAGCCGTGTGTTTATCGGGAGACTAGGGGCACACAGGTGAAGACCGACATTGCTGCCTTCTTCTATGTCTAAAAAAATGTCAGTACTGCGTCCTGACTTACTGGAAATGTCAGTGCCCAGCGCCTGAGGACTGGCTCTTCAGCGGATTCTGCTGGACATTCCTGATGTTGGTGCTGCTTCATGCTGGGTCGTGGGTGAGGGTACATGGTTACCTCTTGCCCTTCCCTAAGACTCAGGAGAATGGACAGAGGCAGATAGGATGCAGGAAAGGCGATGCAGAAGAACACCAGGGACAGAAGCAACAGCCACAGAAGTGGTAAGGAACAAAAGGGCCAGGGTAGAGAGTTTGCACCACCCCCAGCATCGTCCAAGGCTCTGAGCCTCGTTGACACCAGGTCCTGATTTCCTCTCTTTTTGTCGGTACCTGACTCCTTGATGGAAAAAAATGTGGCTTTGATGATTTAAAGAAATGGAGGTGATGTTGATGGAAAACTCATTATTTTCCAGTTGCAACGGCTCCTTATCATCAGGACACTTTCTAGAGCCTTCCACCAGGGGGAGGTGGTGTAGCATGAATTCTGAGTGTTTTGTGTTTGGATCTGTTCCCTTGCTGCTCTTACTGACAGTAAGTAACTGGGGATAGTGGGGCTGTTAAAATAACAGGGTTTTCTTTTTACCAAAGCCGGCAGCCAATTTGCTACAGGCCCCTGATCTTGGAGTAGCTGCATGGATGGGAGGTCCCAGTCCAGAGTCAGGCAATCAGGATTGTTTCTGAGGCCCAGtgccttcatctgtgaaatggttgTGGTCCTTGCAGACCTGTCAGCTTCCTGGGCTGGTTAAAAATCTTGGTTATTGGATGTAAAGGGACTTAAGAAAGAATgtagatatttttcaaaatgaaaatgactttttaagttataaaagtgATGAtacgctttttaaaaaattatagaaaaattatggaaaacatttaaaatgtagaaaacCGTAAAACGAACTCCATCAGAgatattttatatgtatctttTCAGTGTCCATAGTCacaatttttttaacaaaacaattTGGGTATCATTGATACATACTGTTATTTAAATTGTCTTTAAAGAAACACCTTTATATAGTTGGGCTAGTTTTTCATACCTCTCTCTGTATATAGCTCAACGCGATTGTATACCATTCTATGGATTATTATAGTATtatgttttacatgtattttttaagtcttcatgTTTTTCTacctgtgcgtgcatgctaagtcgcttcagtcgtgtcctgccctttgtgaccctgtggaccatagcctgccaggctcctctgtccattggattctctaagcaagaatactggagtaggttgccactccctgctccaggggatcttcctgacccagggattgaacccatgtctcttgtggttcctgcattgcaggtggactc includes the following:
- the C3H1orf109 gene encoding uncharacterized protein C1orf109 homolog isoform X1, with the protein product MTEDQPLLAVQEALRKCFPVVDEQQGLWQSALRDCPPLLVSLSNLAEQLQAAQNLRFEDVPSLRPFPDLQERLRRKQLAAGDTILDKLGERLATLLKVRDVVSSHVERVLQIYEQHADTIGLDAVLQASAASPSVAEMLEWLQDIERHYRNSYLKRKYLLSSIQWEDLGNIQALPRAWDRISEDEYPDLVQGAGFHVVPRVCSPPFFV
- the C3H1orf109 gene encoding uncharacterized protein C1orf109 homolog isoform X2; its protein translation is MTEDQPLLAVQEALRKCFPVVDEQQGLWQSALRDCPPLLVSLSNLAEQLQAAQNLRFEDVPSLRPFPDLQERLRRKQLAAGDTILDKLGERLATLLKVRDVVSSHVERVLQIYEQHADTIGLDAVLQASAASPSVAEMLEWLQDIERHYRNSYLKRKYLLSSIQWEDLGNIQALPRAWDRISEDEYPDLVQDVMLNVSFFLEE